In Blautia wexlerae DSM 19850, a single window of DNA contains:
- a CDS encoding IS4 family transposase has translation MNRTNICKNIVQSIKDYITDQVKLEPHRVEKHFVRRRKLSLLQVIIYLFFSSKASMFQNLSQIREELGTLSFPDVSKQALSKARQFINPSLFKELYYLSVDLFYSQIPSRKLWQGYHLFAVDGSRIELPNSKSTFDFFGEMSDYPDPNRRYTMGLASIIYDVLDDYILHASIHKFLSSERAAALEHLKVLEDMGLYNNSIIIFDRGYYSEDMFRYCVEHGHLCVMRLKEGINLSKKCNGDMISILQGTSKEGTSDVPIRVLEIPLDDGTKEYLATNLFDPAVTKDMFRELYFYRWPVELKYKELKSRFAMEEFSGATAVSIQQEFYINMLLSNLASLIKNEADEEIQISAKSTNKFRYQANRAFIIGRIKSIVPKILCGLFELSIIEQLYTDAVRCRSQLLPGRSFPRKKLKSKGRSHFRNKKASF, from the coding sequence ATGAATCGAACTAATATTTGTAAAAATATCGTCCAATCCATTAAAGATTATATCACAGATCAAGTTAAACTGGAACCCCATCGGGTGGAAAAACATTTTGTACGGCGAAGAAAACTTTCACTTTTGCAAGTTATTATTTATCTGTTCTTTTCTTCAAAAGCTTCCATGTTCCAGAATCTTTCACAGATCAGAGAAGAACTTGGCACACTTTCTTTTCCGGATGTTTCAAAACAGGCACTTTCCAAAGCCAGACAGTTCATTAATCCTTCACTGTTTAAGGAACTTTATTATCTTTCTGTTGATCTGTTTTACAGCCAGATCCCTTCAAGAAAGCTGTGGCAGGGTTATCATCTTTTTGCAGTAGATGGTTCCAGGATCGAACTTCCGAATTCAAAATCAACTTTTGATTTCTTTGGTGAAATGTCCGACTATCCTGATCCAAACCGACGTTATACCATGGGACTGGCTTCCATAATTTATGATGTTCTGGATGATTATATCCTTCATGCATCTATCCATAAATTTCTTTCCTCTGAACGAGCAGCTGCATTAGAACATCTTAAAGTTCTTGAAGATATGGGACTATATAACAACAGTATTATTATTTTTGACAGAGGTTATTATTCAGAAGATATGTTCCGCTACTGTGTAGAGCATGGGCATCTCTGTGTTATGAGACTGAAAGAGGGAATCAATTTATCTAAAAAATGCAATGGTGATATGATTTCCATTCTTCAGGGAACTTCAAAAGAAGGTACTTCCGATGTACCTATACGTGTCCTTGAGATTCCGCTTGATGATGGCACAAAAGAATATCTTGCAACAAACCTGTTTGATCCTGCTGTTACAAAAGATATGTTCCGGGAACTTTACTTCTACAGATGGCCTGTAGAACTTAAGTACAAAGAACTAAAAAGCCGCTTTGCCATGGAAGAGTTTTCCGGTGCTACTGCAGTGTCTATACAGCAGGAATTTTATATAAATATGCTTTTATCGAATCTGGCCTCCCTTATAAAAAATGAAGCAGATGAGGAAATACAGATTTCTGCCAAAAGCACAAATAAGTTCCGTTATCAGGCCAATCGTGCATTTATCATTGGACGGATCAAAAGTATTGTTCCCAAAATACTCTGCGGACTGTTTGAGCTTTCAATTATTGAACAGTTATATACAGATGCTGTACGCTGCAGATCACAGCTCCTGCCCGGCAGGTCGTTTCCAAGGAAGAAATTGAAATCCAAGGGACGTTCACATTTTCGAAATAAAAAAGCTTCTTTTTAA